ATTCCCTCCATGGTTTATGGGTATGATATTGAACTGTTTTGTTCTAATTCtgttttcttaatttcttctCCCTGCTAAATTTTATTGATTTCTATCTGATAGGAGAACAGTGAGAGACCAGGATTTTGGAGGAATGTTCTGCGCCGTTTTAACTGTTGGGTAAGTGTCATTTCTCTAATCTGTAATATTATAACTTTATGTTAACTAATCTGTAATATTATAGCTAATATTATAACTTACCTGAGTCATTTCTGGAGGAATGGTCTTTGTTAACTAATCTGTAATGTTATAACTTTACGTTAATCGGTGCAGGTCATCTGTTGTGTCAGCAGGAATTTTACGTGTTTTGGGAAGTGAGATTGCAGAACTACCGTTGGTTGCAACAAGCAGGGAACACCAAGGACAGGTGAGTGGATGCCACTTAAGTGCCTTTCTGTTATCTGAAAGCCTTGTAACTTGTATCTTTGATAATTTTTTAACCACTAACTTGGGGCAGTGAATCCTATCTTGGATTGGAATAAATTCAAATGCTGATACTATTTTCAATTTTGAGGGGTGCTTATTGTGAGATCAGTTGTTTCAGTTAGTTGATTATGCTGCTGTTTATATTTGTGCTAATAGGTATTGTTGGTTTGCCAGGAACCAAGTACAACGTCCAGCTAATTTTTTCCGTATAGGCATTGAGGCATCTAGTGTTCTAGGATCCTGTTTCAGAAATCTACTGTTGTAGAACTACTCGAAGAAACATAAGTTTTTGGACATTTTTATAGGTGATCATTAGGGTACCAAATTCATATATTATGTGAGTGAAAGATGAACTATAAGAGAAAGCCACGGGGAAGGAGCTTGATGCACTATGCTTTATGCTCTAATCTAATCTTTAGGGTTAATATACATTTAGTAGCAATATGATGTGATAAACAACCAAAAAAGATTTTACTTTCTAATGTATTTAAAAACACTTCTAAATTAGCTGGTACAatgtatttttaacttaaaaacactttcaGGTACAATGTATTTAACTACTAAATACACAAATAAAAACTGATAATAAGCTAATAAAGACCTTTACAGTGTAGCAGAAGAAAGATGGGAACAACTTAAAAGTGCCAACTAGAACTTAATTTCTTATTCTGAATCTAGAAGCATCAATTTGCTTTTGCAGCATCATGCTCCATATCTTCTTTGTTGGAAAGTTTTAATTGATTGACCTATAACATTCTCTATCTGGTGTACTTCAACCTCATTCAAGTAATCATTTTCCAAGTTTCTCATTTTTCACATTCGACATTGAACTTGTTATATCCCTCACAACATTTATTAGAAGGaagatgaaaattttgaagttttgaagtgaatttcaagttataaagaaACTGATAGCAGGCAAATGTTCCTCCCCGGGAATACAAAGTGTGAGAGATGAGAATGATGGTGGGAAAGAGATAGAAGTTACACATAGGAAGAAAACAGAAGATAATGAGGCCTTTTACTCTATGATTTATTATCTACTTAACTAACCTTTTCCAGTTCCAACTAGTTGCCATTCCTACCTAACTGGGACTTCTCAAAGAACATTTGCCTGACAACCTAAGGGCACATTCAAGTATGTTGAACTGACTCTATAAACATTAGACAGAAATCTGTATCATGATACCTGAAAATCTTAAAATAATTGGATAAAAATAATTGTACAAACACAGAAATTCTTTgtagtaaaaaaataattgtaGAAACACAAATACTTTGTAGTCAATTAATTGTAAAATCCTAATTTAGAATACACCTAGTTGTAATTTGACTGAAACTTAACAAGAGAAATACTTTGTAATTAAATATCACTACAAACACAGTATGTTTTAATTGTATCCAAAATTGTATGGAATTAGCTCCCAGTTTTTTGTTAGTTTTTTGGGTCCTTCATCGGGTAGCACTTCTGTCATTGTAAATATGATACCAGTGCCATGGGTCCAATTGTTATGATTTGGATTGTGTTACATGGTGTATCATGAGGCTTGCTTGTTTTGCATGGAACTTTTTGTAGCATACAAGATTTCAAGGGCATGGAAAAAGAATCTTCCCttgctttttttttatatatgcaaACTTCTGAGGTCCTATGGTGTTCTTTACATGCCTTTAGAAACATTGAAATCTGACTAATTTATGTTCATCATGTAGGGTTACTTCCAGTCACTTTTTTCGTGCATTGAGAGACTGCTGGGATCTCTGAATGTGAAGCATTTTCTGCTCCCTGCAGCAGACGAGGCTGAATCCATTTGGACCAAAAAATTTGGGTTTACAAAAATAACCTTGGACCAGGTAGGTGATCGATCTCTGGTAGTAGCATGTGGAGATTTTTGGAAATAAATAACCTGTAGATGTTGATTTGCCCTGCAGCTGCATCAGTTTTTAAATGGTGCTCGAACAACAGTCTTCGAAGGGACATCTATGCTTCACAAGTCAATTCCAGCTATCCCGGTTTCCTCACAGGTGGAGCCAGCAGTGAACTGAAGGCAGTGCTGAAGCATGCAAGGCTATTTTTTGTTTGGTCATGCTGGAAAAGCCGTGGCTTTCTGCACTgtcttttcatatttttatgtACATACACAGGGTCTCCTATGTACAGGAAGGGCCACCCTTGAGCAAATTTTGAGCTGGAGCAATCTTCGTATGCAAGTTCAATAGGAACCATAGGATTCCTTGAAAGGAGTAGTGAAATTTACTGCACATACGTAGAGGAAGATGATATTGAAGTGTTCCGGCATATCTTATTCTGAgtaatgtttctttctttttttttccatctctcttcctctctttcctTCCCCTCAAGTCCTAGATTCATGTACTGTAATTGTGAGAATGTAAATTCCCAAGGGCTTTGTTATTACCACTCAGGAGAACATTTCCCACTCACAATCTGGTTTTCCATTCAAGGTGGTGAGATGGGTACGTGACTCCCCTGTCATCTGGAACGGAAATTCTATTTGGGAGTCCTGCACAGGGTGACCTTCACGGATTGCGTGTGATGGAAACATGCTGCTTACCTGGTGTTTCGTGGTCTTCATGTTGACCTTCGACCTTAAACCAATGTTTGGGTCATGCCGGCTTTCAGATTACTTTTTCTTCGCTGTTTGATCATTCAGATTCACTGGATTGACATGTACGCGACATATGTGACGTCCGTGAAGCATTGATCGAATTGTTTAGATGATGGAATTAAATTGACGCTCGAATGAATGTTGAAAAATAAGCTTAATGTGAGATGATGGGCCACCTGCAATTTCTTGGTTCCATCGGCCGGCATAAGCAGACAACCACAGGTCCTCAGGGCCACCTGCAACGGTTTTAACGCCCAGCTCATGTCTTCTTGTTCGATCCAAAATTCCAAATACAAACACCGGAAACATGGAGAAGACTTCTCGATAGCTAAACGTCCGCTTGTCACCAACAACAACGATGGACGCGCCTACGCCGGTCGAGCACTTGAAGCACGAGGAGGAGGATACCCGGAGCGGCTTCTGCCCTCGTTCAGGCATCTTTCGCTCCCTCCACCGCCTCGCCCCCCGCCATCGCCCTCCCTCCGACCCCTCCCTCCACGCTGCCTCCTTCGTATTCTCCCTCCTCCCCTCTCATGAATCGACCCGCCCCGTCCTCCTCGACTCCACCACCGGCCGTCGCCTCACCTTCTCCGACCTCCGCCGCTCCGCCCTCTCCCTCGCCGCTGCCCTCCACCACGCCTTCGGCCTCCGCCCTGGcgacgtcgtcctcctcctctcccccaaCACCGTTCTATACCCCGTCATTGTCCTCGCCGTCCTTGCCACCGGCGCCGTCCTCTGCCCCGCCAGCCCCCTCCACACCCCCGCTGAGGTCGCCCGCCAGGCCCTCGACGCCGGCGCCACGCTCGCCATCGCCGCTCCCGAGGAGGCCCACAAGGCCGCCGCCGCCATCGGGGTCCCCACCCTCCTCACCGAACGGGAGCCAGGGGACCCCGACGGGCCGCCGTCCGCGGAGGAGATGATGGAGTGGGGCGACCCCTTGGAGGCGCCGCCCCCCGCTCGCGGGCAGTCCGACGTGGCGGTCGTTCTGTATTCTTCGGGTACGACGGGAGCGCCCAAGGGGGTGATGTTGACCCACGGGAACCTTATCGCGATAGTGTCGCTGCTGCGGTGGTCGGCGGAGGTGAGCGGGTCGGAGGGTGACGTCTACCTGGCTTTCGTTCCGATGTCCCACGTGTACGGCATGGCGTTCTTCGCTCTGGGGCTGCCTGCGGCGGGGGCCACCACGGTGGTAATGCGGCGCTTCGAGATGGGGGCGGCGATGCAGGCGGTGGCGCGGCACGGGGTGACGAACATCCCGGCTGTGCCACCGGTGGTGGCGGCCTTGGCGAAGTTCTCCGGCGGGTGGGACCTGTCGGGTCTGCGGAGGGTGGCGACGGGCGCGGCTGCGGTAGGGGCGGAGGCGGCGAGCGGGTTCCGGCGGCGGTACCCGTGGGTGGAGCTAAGGGAGGGGTACGGGCTGACAGAGAGCGGCGGGGCGGCGACGTTCTCGGTGGCGGCGTCGAGGCGGCCGGATGGGAGGGGAGTGGGACAGCTGCTGCCGGGCTTCGAGGCGCGGGTGGTGGCGGCGGAGGCGGGGGAGAGGGCGGTGGGGCCCGGTGGGGTCGGGGAGCTTTGGCTGAGGGGGCCCACGGTAATGAAGGGCTACCTGGGGGACGAGGCTGCCACGGCGGAGGCGTTGCCTGGCGGTGGGTGGCTGCGCACGGGTGACTTGGTGCGCTTCGATGAGGATGGCTTCTTGTTCGTGGTGGACCGCATCAAAGAGCTCATCAAGCACAAAGGGTACCAGGTAATTGCATCGCCATGAACagtgcgcgcgcgcacacacacaaggAACGGAAGCTGATGCATGGAATGGATTGCAGGTGACTCCATCAGAGCTGGAAGCCGTGCTTCTAGCCCATCCTCACATACTTGACGCTGCAGTAGTGTCGTGAGTCTCACACTCTTTGGTCGTAGCTATCATCGACTCTGCGGTGATCCATCATAAAACACAGATGTCCTCATAATAGTTGTTGTTGGAGTACATTGCAGGCTGGAGGATGAAGAGGCAGGTGAAGTGCCCATGGCTTATGTGGTGAGATCACCTGAGAGCCAATTGACAAGCGAGGAGATCATCCAGTTTGTGGCAGCTCAggttcaactctctctctctctctctctcaacattATTAGGTCTGCAGTAATTTGGATAGATCCTGGAAGCACTTCTCCATTGACAATATAACATAACACAAATATCATCCAAGAGTGACTGCTGTAATGTCATCAGCTTCGTTTATTCTTCCTGCATTAGATGAAATCCATACTATCTCAGACCATGAAAGACTGTTGATCTCccaggaaaaaaaaaagcttgtAGCCTCACTTATCATTAGATCTGAGGCTCTGGCCAGTTTCTATTTGTTGTCATTTATTTGCTCGTCTCCGTGTGTTCATCCACTGGAAACCTGTCACTCTTAACATTCGAGTTTCACCACGAGATCTTAAGGGTTCATTTGTCAGATTTTACAGCTTGATATCTTGCTAACATGTGACATTATAAACCAAATCACTATGACACTGAATCAACATAGCAGCTTCATAAGGAATCATCAACACTGTTTCTTGGATGGATCTATAATTCATCACCACGAGTCTCTCTGTTCTTGCTGTATGTTCAACAAACAATTCCATTTGTCACTCTGAACTTGTTAGAATGCAGAATGATAAAAACTAGCTCATTTGATTATTGATATCTCTGTTCCAAGTATAATTCTCCATTATCTAAATTTCTCATCTCTCAGCTAAGCTTCTTGATGAAGTGGCTTAAGTTCCACATATAATGATGAATAATCTAAGAATGTCTTATCTTATTATCTTTAGCTTTTAGATGAGACTAAAATTTAACAACAAAACTGCACACAAATGATGAGTAAATTTGGTGCATGTTAAACTGTGGCTTCTTCTATCATGGATTGACTGTCCAAAATTTGATCAGGTGGCACCCTACAAAAAGATCAGAAGAGTTGCTTTCATAAGCACCATTCCAAGATCACCTGCAGGCAAGATCTTAAGAAAACAGTTGATGGATAAAACCCACCCTGCCATCTTGCCAAAACTGTAGCAGCTTTCTTCTTTCAGGTACAACTTCTATCTACTGCAAGCTCAGTTGAAACAATTCAGATTGGTGATGAATACAAGTCGCCAACTGCTGGCATATATGATTCTTTCATACATGACGGGCAATATCTATCGTATCAACTATTTTGGTATTCACGTATTGCGTTTGTGTTTGCTGTACTTGCCGTAAGgtaaacttaaaaaattaaatgatgGCTTATTCATGttctaaatatttaatatatttgcaAGTCTAGAAGATATAAGTGGAACATCACAATGAGGTTATTTTTACTTAAATCCACTGAATAGACTCACAATGGTGCAATGGATTCTAAATTTCTGATAGGAGGTTACTGCTACAGGACAACCCTCAAAAATCAGAAACACTTTGCTGAAAATTCTTGCTATTAGCAGTGCCAAAGTATTAAATGACCAAAGATACCTTCAAGATCATGCAGAAGTTTTGTCCTTCGTAGTTCAAGAACTGCTCCAGTAATGCAAATGCAGACATATCTTAGTTGCGCAATTGAGATTTGCCATATTCCTTAAATGTGTTGTCACCTCAGTTATTATGTATTCTTCACCAAAACACTTTCTGGTTGCCGAAGATGAACTACTTACTCTCAATTGATTACAGAACAATCATGAAATCTAGATCAAATGCTATACGGTATAAGGTCAATTAATTCGTCTTAGTTCATTTCTGAATAATTACAATTCATTACCTTTAACTTTAGCCTCAGAATCTAAAATAGCAAGCTTGGTGCATTGCTTATCACTGTAACAAAAAATTAGAGGTGCCGACTTTTGGATTTTGCGACTTGAATCTGAAGCAAACCTTCTGCACTCTGACCAGAGCTTAGAAATTTCAAGTAGTTTCTTTTCTCAGAGAGAACTTTGCTTCACAATTCCATACCCTATGCCCTTCTTATGGTCAAAGAATAATACACGTGTTAGAGGAGGTGGCAGTA
This DNA window, taken from Musa acuminata AAA Group cultivar baxijiao chromosome BXJ3-7, Cavendish_Baxijiao_AAA, whole genome shotgun sequence, encodes the following:
- the LOC103973511 gene encoding 4-coumarate--CoA ligase-like 4, with protein sequence MDAPTPVEHLKHEEEDTRSGFCPRSGIFRSLHRLAPRHRPPSDPSLHAASFVFSLLPSHESTRPVLLDSTTGRRLTFSDLRRSALSLAAALHHAFGLRPGDVVLLLSPNTVLYPVIVLAVLATGAVLCPASPLHTPAEVARQALDAGATLAIAAPEEAHKAAAAIGVPTLLTEREPGDPDGPPSAEEMMEWGDPLEAPPPARGQSDVAVVLYSSGTTGAPKGVMLTHGNLIAIVSLLRWSAEVSGSEGDVYLAFVPMSHVYGMAFFALGLPAAGATTVVMRRFEMGAAMQAVARHGVTNIPAVPPVVAALAKFSGGWDLSGLRRVATGAAAVGAEAASGFRRRYPWVELREGYGLTESGGAATFSVAASRRPDGRGVGQLLPGFEARVVAAEAGERAVGPGGVGELWLRGPTVMKGYLGDEAATAEALPGGGWLRTGDLVRFDEDGFLFVVDRIKELIKHKGYQVTPSELEAVLLAHPHILDAAVVSLEDEEAGEVPMAYVVRSPESQLTSEEIIQFVAAQVAPYKKIRRVAFISTIPRSPAGKILRKQLMDKTHPAILPKL